From the genome of Tsukamurella pulmonis:
CACGGCCGTCCCGCCGCCGGGCATCGTCACCTCGTCGCGGCGGACCGCGAGGATGGCGCCCTCGTAGACGGTCTCACTGCGCACTGTCTCGAAGTCGTGCGTCTGCACGGAACCGAGCGGTGCCAGCTGCTCAGTCATCTGCGTGGTCATCCTCCGACGGTACCTCGTCCGCGACGGCGTGGACGCCGACCGGGAGCTCCAGCTCGGCCCGGTACTTCAGGGCCGCGCCGACGAAGGCCGCGAACAGCGGATGCGGCCGCGTCGGGCGGGACTTGAGCTCCGGGTGGGCCTGCGTGCCCACCAGGAACGGGTGCACGTCCTTCGGGTACTCGACGAACTCGACGAGGTGCCCGTCGGGCGAGACGCCGGAGAACGACAGGCCCGACTCGGCGATCTTGTCGCGGTAGGCGTTGTTGACCTCGAAGCGGTGGCGGTGCCGCTCGGAAACCTCGGTGGCGCCGTACGCGGCGGCCACGATCGAGCCGCGCTCGAGGGCTGCGGGGTAGGCGCCCAGGCGCATGGTGCCGCCCAGGTCGGCCTCGCCGGCCACGGCCTGTTCCTGGTCCGCCATGGTCGAGATGACGGGGTACTGGGTGTCGTCGTCGAACTCGGTGGAGCTGGCGCCCTCGAGCCCGACGGAGCGGGCGGCCTCGATGACGATGCACTGCAGGCCCAGGCAGAGGCCGAGCAGCGGCACTCCGCGCTTGCGGGCGTAGCGGATGGCGCCGAGCTTGCCCTCGATGCCGCGGATGCCGAAGCCGCCGGGGATGAGGATGCCGTCCATGTCGCGCAGCGCCGCCGCGGCACCGGCGTCGGTCTCGCAGTCGTCCGAGGGGACCCAGGAGATCTTGACCTTGGCCCAGTTGGCGAAGCCGCCGGCACGCAGCGCCTCGGTCACCGAGAGGTAGGCGTCGGGCAGGTCGATGTACTTGCCCACGAGCGCGATGTTGACGCTCTCGCGCGGCTCGTGCACGCGCTTGAGCAGATCGCCCCACACGGTCCAGTCGACGTCCCGGAAGGGAAGGCCGAGCTTGCGCACGACGTAGGAGTCGAGCTGGTTGCGGTGCAGCACCTTCGGCACGTCGTAGATGGAGCCGGCGTCGGGGCAGGAGATCACGCCGTCGATGTCGACGTCGCACATCAGAGCGATCTTGTTGCGCTGTCCCTCGGGGACGTCGCGGTCGCAGCGCAGCACGAGCGCGTCGGGCGTGATGCCGATGCTGCGCAGCGCGGCGACGGAGTGCTGGGTGGGCTTGGTCTTGAGCTCACCGGACGCGGCGAGGTACGGGACCAGCGAGACGTGCAGGAAGAAGACGTTGTCGCGGCCCACGTCGTGGCGCACCTGGCGGGCGGCCTCGAGGAAGGGCTGCGACTCGATGTCGCCGACGGTGCCGCCGATCTCGGTGATCACCACATCGGGGACGATGCTCTCGGAGTCGGGCGCCTGCATCGCCAGGATGCGCGCCTTGATCTCATCCGTGATGTGCGGGATCACCTGCACGGTGTCGCCCAGGTACTCGCCGCGGCGCTCCTTCGCGATGACGGTCGAATACACCTGACCGGTGGTGACGTTCGCGATGCCCGAGAGATCGCGATCGAGGAAGCGCTCGTAGTGGCCGACGTCGAGGTCGGTCTCAGCGCCGTCCTCGGTGACGAAGACCTCGCCGTGCTGGAACGGGTTCATGGTGCCCGGATCCACATTCAGGTACGGATCGAGCTTCTGCATCGTGACCCGCAGTCCGCGGGCGGTGAGAAGTTGTCCCAAGCTGGAGGCCGTCAGGCCCTTACCCAGGGAGGACGCAACGCCTCCGGAGACGAAAATGTGCTTCGTGGCGACACGCGCGCCAACGCGAGGAGAGGGCAACGAGACTCCCGTATTCGAGCGGACAGACCTGCTTCTACTACGGGACTCCAGCCTATCACCTTCTCGTCAACGACGACCCGCTCCGTAGGCGCGCACGTCGTCCCGCATCGCCTGCGCGAGCGCCAGCGCGGTCGAGACCTGCCCGACGACGGTGTCGGCGTCGTCGACGGTGGCGAGCTCCTCCCCGAGCGCCCGGTCCTGCCGGACCACCACGATCGGGCCCGCACCCTGCGACGATCCGGATCGGCCGGCGAGCACGGTGCCGTCGCCGTGACGTGAGAGCGCGGCCGCGAGGCGGCCGATCCCCTGGCCCTCGCCGGCGCGATCGCCGGGGACTGTTCCGCCCGTCACTACGACGGCGGCGCGCGCGCCGGGCACCGTCGGACCGGCGAAGTCGACGAAGCCCGCCTGCTGCAGCGCGGCCAGCGCGTCGGTCCGGCCGTTCGACGGCGGCTTGACCGCGCCCTCGGCGAGCAGTACGGCGCCGAGCAGGTCGCCGGCGCGAGCGCGCGGGTCGACGAGGGAGGCGTTCAGCGTCACGTCGGTGGGTACGGCGTTCTCGACCACGCCGCGCAGGCGCTCCGCCTTGTCCTCGG
Proteins encoded in this window:
- a CDS encoding CTP synthase, which encodes MPSPRVGARVATKHIFVSGGVASSLGKGLTASSLGQLLTARGLRVTMQKLDPYLNVDPGTMNPFQHGEVFVTEDGAETDLDVGHYERFLDRDLSGIANVTTGQVYSTVIAKERRGEYLGDTVQVIPHITDEIKARILAMQAPDSESIVPDVVITEIGGTVGDIESQPFLEAARQVRHDVGRDNVFFLHVSLVPYLAASGELKTKPTQHSVAALRSIGITPDALVLRCDRDVPEGQRNKIALMCDVDIDGVISCPDAGSIYDVPKVLHRNQLDSYVVRKLGLPFRDVDWTVWGDLLKRVHEPRESVNIALVGKYIDLPDAYLSVTEALRAGGFANWAKVKISWVPSDDCETDAGAAAALRDMDGILIPGGFGIRGIEGKLGAIRYARKRGVPLLGLCLGLQCIVIEAARSVGLEGASSTEFDDDTQYPVISTMADQEQAVAGEADLGGTMRLGAYPAALERGSIVAAAYGATEVSERHRHRFEVNNAYRDKIAESGLSFSGVSPDGHLVEFVEYPKDVHPFLVGTQAHPELKSRPTRPHPLFAAFVGAALKYRAELELPVGVHAVADEVPSEDDHADD
- a CDS encoding copper transporter: MPGPSRRLRSPGARRPALFWAAVLLAFAVGVALGGGVLTRFTADGDLKDLHAQVDRLEQDNARLTDRARAADDFADAAAPSALGRSLAGVPVLMVLAPSADRGDVDQISRRITDGGGSVAGTLRLTDDLYAEDKAERLRGVVENAVPTDVTLNASLVDPRARAGDLLGAVLLAEGAVKPPSNGRTDALAALQQAGFVDFAGPTVPGARAAVVVTGGTVPGDRAGEGQGIGRLAAALSRHGDGTVLAGRSGSSQGAGPIVVVRQDRALGEELATVDDADTVVGQVSTALALAQAMRDDVRAYGAGRR